In Apis cerana isolate GH-2021 linkage group LG6, AcerK_1.0, whole genome shotgun sequence, the following are encoded in one genomic region:
- the LOC107993770 gene encoding deoxycytidylate deaminase isoform X1, whose translation MSYLRHIDNKFIKMALNDNNSEISSKCINKDNNKRENYIDWEDYFMAIAFLSAKRSKDPRTQVGACIVNEDKQIVGIGYNGMPKGCSDDEFSWCKNSNDSLKNKSLYVCHAEVNAILNKNCSSVKNCTIYVALFPCNECAKVIIQSGIKLVKYVSDKHATKKKTIAAKKMFDAAGITYSQYSPKNKQIIIDFTEIDSDNDENN comes from the exons atgTCATATTTACGTCATAtcgataacaaatttataaaaatggcattaaatgataataattcagaAATCAGTTCTAAAtg tataaataaagataataataaaagagaaaactaTATAGATTGGGAAGATTATTTTATGGCTATAGCTTTTTTAAGTGCAAAACGTAGCAAAGATCCTCGTACTCAGGTTGGTGCTTGTATTGTGAATGAAGACAAACAAATTGTAGGTATTGGATATAATGGAATGCCTAAAGGTTGTAGTGACGATGAATTTTCTTGGTGCAAAAATTCTaatgattcattaaaaaataaatctttatatg TATGTCATGCTGAAGTTAatgctattttaaataagaattgtaGCAGTGTTAAAAATTGTACCATTTATGTTGCACTTTTTCCATGTAATGAATGTGCTAAAGTAATAATACAATCTGgaataaaattagttaaatatgTTTCTGATAAACAtgcaacaaagaaaaaaactattgctgcaaaaaaaatgtttgatgCAGCAGGTATTACATACAG ccAATATTCTCCAAAAAACAAAcagataataattgatttcactGAAATAGATAGtgataatgatgaaaataattaa
- the LOC107993770 gene encoding deoxycytidylate deaminase isoform X2, protein MSYLRHIDNKFIKMALNDNNSEISSKCINKDNNKRENYIDWEDYFMAIAFLSAKRSKDPRTQVGACIVNEDKQIVGIGYNGMPKGCSDDEFSWCKNSNDSLKNKSLYVCHAEVNAILNKNCSSVKNCTIYVALFPCNECAKVIIQSGIKLVKYVSDKHATKKKTIAAKKMFDAAGITYRFLKLKFLIFDNI, encoded by the exons atgTCATATTTACGTCATAtcgataacaaatttataaaaatggcattaaatgataataattcagaAATCAGTTCTAAAtg tataaataaagataataataaaagagaaaactaTATAGATTGGGAAGATTATTTTATGGCTATAGCTTTTTTAAGTGCAAAACGTAGCAAAGATCCTCGTACTCAGGTTGGTGCTTGTATTGTGAATGAAGACAAACAAATTGTAGGTATTGGATATAATGGAATGCCTAAAGGTTGTAGTGACGATGAATTTTCTTGGTGCAAAAATTCTaatgattcattaaaaaataaatctttatatg TATGTCATGCTGAAGTTAatgctattttaaataagaattgtaGCAGTGTTAAAAATTGTACCATTTATGTTGCACTTTTTCCATGTAATGAATGTGCTAAAGTAATAATACAATCTGgaataaaattagttaaatatgTTTCTGATAAACAtgcaacaaagaaaaaaactattgctgcaaaaaaaatgtttgatgCAGCAGGTATTACATACAG attcctaaaattaaaatttttaatttttgacaatatttaa